CATGACACGCGGCGGCTTGCCTGATTCGACAAACCACAGGTCAACCATGCGTCTGTTTCACACCTCCGACTGGCACCTGGGCCAAAGCCTGCACGGCCAGGAACGCGACTTCGAACACGCCTGCTTCCTCGACTGGCTGCTCGGCCAGCTGCGCCTGCGCCAGCCCGACGCCCTGCTGATCGCCGGCGACATCTTCGACACCGTCAACCCGCCGGTCAAAGCCCAGGAACGGCTCTACGACTTCATCGTCCAGGCCCACGAACAACAGCCCAAGCTGGACATCGTGATGATCGCCGGCAACCACGATTCCGGCTCGCGCATCGAGCTGCCGGCGCCGCTGATGCGCCGCCTGCGCACCCATGCCCTGGGCCGTGTGCACTGGCTCGATGAAGGCCAGCTGGACGCCGAGCGCCTGCTGATTCCGCTGACCAATGCCCGTGGCAAGGTCTGCGCCTGGTGCCTGGCCCTGCCCTTCCTGCGCCCGGCCGAAGTCACCGGCCCGGCCCTGGGCGACGATTACCTCAAGGGCATCACCCAGGTGCACGAGCAACTGATCGGCGCCGCGCAAAAAGTCCGCAAGAAGGACCAGGCACTGGTCGCCGTCAGCCACGCGCACATGGCCGGCGGCAGCATCAGCGAGGACTCCGAGCGCAGCCTGATCATCGGCAATGCCGAGGCGCTGCCGGCGCGGCTGTTCGACAAGGCCATCAGCTATGTCGCCCTCGGCCACCTGCACAAGCCACAGCAGGTCAACCGCGAGCAGCGCATCCGCTACAGCGGCGCGCCGATCCCGCTGTCGTTCGCCGAGATCAACTACCCGCACCAAGTGCTGGAAGTGGAGCTGCAGGGCAGCGAGCTGGTCAGCGTCGAGGCGCGCCTGGTCCCCCGCGCCGTGGCCCTGCAACGGGTCGGCCCGGCGCCGCTGGGCGAACTGCTCGAACAGCTCGCCCAGCTGCCGATGATCGACCTGCTCGAAGACCCCAACCGCCAGCCCTGGCTGGAGGTACGGGTGCGCCTGGACGAACCGCAACCGGACCTGCGCCAGCAGATCGAGACCGCCCTGCAGGGCAAGGCCGTGCGCCTGGTGCGCATCAGCGCCGAGTACGCCGGCCCCGGGCGCCAGGAGGACGACGAGCAGGCGTTCGTCGAGCTGGCCCAGATGACCCCGCAAGACCTGTTTGGCCGCGCCTGGGAGCAGGCCTACGGCAACGCCGCCGACGAGCAGGCCCTGGCCGACTTCGCCGAGTTGCTGCAAGACGTGCTGCAAGAAGAGGAACAGCCATGAAGATTCTCGCCATCCGCTTGAAGAACCTGGCCTCCCTTGCCGGCCCCATCGACATCGACTTCACCGCCGAGCCCCTGGCCAGCGCGGGCCTGTTCGCCATCACCGGGCCCACCGGCGCCGGCAAGAGCACCCTGCTCGACGCCCTGTGCCTGGCGCTGTTCGGCAGCGTGCCGCGGCTCAACGACATCGCCCGGGAAGCCAAGGTGCCCGATGCCGACGGCGACATCCCCACCTCCGACCCCCGCAACCTGCTGCGCCGCGGTACCGGCAGCGGCTTCGCCGAAGTGGATTTCGTCGGAATCGACGGGCGCCGCTACCGTGCCCGCTGGGAGGCCAACCGCGCCCGCGAGAAGGCCACCGGCAAGTTGCAGAACAGCCGCCAGAGCCTCTACGACCTGGACAGCGAGCAACTGCTGGGCAGTGGCAAGAACGAATACAAGCAACTGGTCGAAGCCCGCCTGGGCCTGAACTTCGAGCAGTTCACCCGTGCGGTGATGCTGGCCCAGAGCGAGTTCGGCGCCTTCCTCAAGGCCGACGACCGTGAGCGCAGCGAACTGCTGGAAAAGCTCACCAACACCGCGATCTACACCCGCCTTGGCCAACGGGCCTTCAGCAAGGCACGGGAAACCGGCGAGGTTCACAACGACCTGAAAAAGCAGGCCGAGCACCTGCTGCCGATGGAGGCCGAAGCCCGCGCCGCCCTCGACCAGGCGCTGGCACAGGCCCAGCAGCAGTTCAAGGCCGAGCAGGCACGCCAGCGCCAGCTGGAACAGCAGCGCACCTGGCTTGCCGAACAGCAGCGCCTGCAGGCCCAGCACAGCGAAGCCGGCACGGCGCTGCACGATGCGCAACACCAGTGGCAGCAACTGGCCGAACAACGCGTCGACCTGCAACGCCTGGAACGCCTGGCGCCCCAGCGTCACCAGTTCCACCGCCAGCAGCACCTGGCCGGGCAACTGGCTCCCGTGCTGGCCGATATCGACCAGCAACAGCGCCAACAAACCGAACTGCAGCAACACACCGACGCGCTGCAACAAGCCCTGGAAACAGCCCGCCAGCAACTGGTCCAGCACCAGGCCCTGCATGGCGCAAACGCCCCGCGCCTGCGCCAGGCCTTTGCCGCCCAGGGCGACCTGGCGCGCCTGGACAGCGAACTTGCCGAGCAACGCCAAGCCTGCACCCAGGCCGAACAGGACGTCGATACAGCCCGCCAGCAGTTGCAGCAACTTGAAGACAACCAGCAACGCAGCCTGCAGCAACTGGCCCGGATCGACAGCGCCCTGGCTGAAAGCGAACTGCTTGGCACCCTGGCCGACGCCTGGCAGGCCTACCTGCCGCAACTCAAGCAGGTGATGCTGATTGGCGGCCGCCTGGCCCAGGGCCGCGAGGAACTACCCGGCCTGCAGGCCCAGGCCAGCCAGGCCAACGCCCAGCTGCAAGCCCAGCGCGAGCACTTCGAGTTGCTGTTCCGCGAGGCGGGGGCCGAACCCCAGGCGCTGGCCGAGCAGATCGACCTGCTCGGCAGCATGCTCCAGGACAACCGCAAGCAGCAGCGCGCGGTCGAGGAACTGTCGCGCCTGCATGGCCGCGAAAGGGAACTGCGCGCCAACCTCGACGCACTGCACGAACGCCAGCAGCAGGCCATGCAGCAACGCCAGCAACTGATCGGCGAAGGCACGGCGGCCAAGGCCGAACTGGAAAGTGCCGAACAAGCCTTGACCCTGACCCGCCAGTTGCTCGAGCGCCAGCGCCTGGCGCGCAACACCAGCGTCGAGGAACTGCGCGCGCAACTGCGCGACGGCGAGCCCTGCCCGGTTTGCGGCAGCGCCGAACACCCGTTCCATCAGCCCGAAGCGCTGCTGCACAGCCTTGGGCGCCACGACCAGGCCGAGGAAGCCGCGGCGCAGCAGCAGGTCGAACAGCTCAATACCAGGTTGGTGGAGCTGCGCACCCAGCTGGGCGTGGTCAATGCCCAGCTCAAGGATTACCAGCAGCAACAGCAGCAGTTGGGCGAACAGCTCCAGACCGTGCTTGAGCAGGTTCAGGCGCATGCCCTGTGGCCAGCGCTGGCGCCGCAGGACGACAGCGCCCGTGGCAAGTGGCTCGACAGCCAGCTGCGCCGCCTTGGCGAGGAGATCGACAGCGACGAGAAACGCCAGGGCGCCCTGCTCGCCCTGCACAAGGATGCTGCCCGCCTCACCCAGCAATTGCAGGCCGCCAGCGAAGCCCAGCAACAGGCCCAGCGCCACCTCGACCAGCAGCACCAGGCCCTGGCCGCCGACGAGCAACAACTTGCGCAAGCCCTCGAAAGCCTCCAAAGCGTGCTGCCCCCAGAGATTCTCCAGGCCCTGCGCGACGACCCGGCCAACGCCTTCCTCGGCCTCGACCAGCAGATTGCCCAACGTCGCCAGCAACTCGACCTGCGCAAGGACGAGCTGGAAGAACAACAGGCTCGCCAGACCCAGCTGGACAAACAGCGCGATCAGCAACAGGCCCGCCTGCACAGCCAGCAGCAGCTGCAACAGAAGCTCGCCGCGCTGGACGAACAACGCCGCCAGGCCCAGGCCACCCTGGGCGAGCTGCTCGGTGAACAGCCCAGCGCCGAAGCCTGGCAACAGCACATGGACAGCCAGCTGGAACAGGCCCGCGCCGCCGAGGCTGACAGCGCTCGACAACTGCAAGCGCTGCACACCCAGGGCGTGCAACTGGCCGGCGAGCTCAAGGCCAACCAGCAGCGCCAGCAGGCACTGGAGCAGGAGCATCAGCAGCTGCAGGGCGACATCGCCCAGTGGCGCAGCGAACACCCAGAGCTGGACGACGCAGGCCTGGAGCGCCTGCTGGCCATCGACGACAGCCAGGTGGGCGAACTGCGCCAACGCCTGCAGGCCGCTGAAAAAGCCGTCGAGCAAGGCCGCGTGCTGCTAGGGGAGCGTGAGCAGCAGCTGCAGCAACACACCGCCCAGGCCCATGATGAACTGCCCGTCGAAGCCCTGGAATCGGCCCTCGCCGAGCTGGTCGCGCAGTTGCCGGCCCAAGAGCAGCAATGTGCCGAACTGCGCGCCCGACAGGCCGAGGATCAGCGCCGCCAACAGGCCAGCCAGGCCCTCGCCGAACAGATCGAAACAGCACGCCTGCAATGGCAACGCTGGGCCCGCCTGAACCAGCTGATCGGCTCGGCCTCGGGCGACGTGTTCCGCAAGATCGCTCAGGGTTACAACCTTGACCTGCTGCTGCACCACGCCAACAGCCAGCTGCGCCAGTTGGCCAGGCGCTATCGCCTCAAGCGCGGTGGCAGCGCCCTGGGCCTGCTGGTGCTGGACACCGAGATGGGCGACGAACTGCGCTCGGTGCATTCGTTGTCGGGCGGCGAGACCTTCCTGGTCTCCCTGGCCCTGGCCTTGGGCCTGGCGTCGATGGCGTCGAGCACCTTGCGTATCGAATCGCTGTTCATCGACGAGGGCTTCGGCAGCCTCGACCCCGAGTCGCTGCAACTGGCCATGGACGCCCTGGACGGCCTGCAGGCCCAGGGCCGCAAGGTGGCAGTGATCTCCCACGTACAGGAAATGCACGAGCGCATCCCGGTGCAGATCCAGGTACGCCGCCAGGGCAACGGCCTGAGCGATGTCGAGGTGTGTGGGTGATTCTTTACTCGTTCCGCCGCTGCCCCTGGGCCATGCGCGCGCGCCTGGCCCTGCGCTACGCCGGGTGCGCGGTGCAGGTGGTCGAAGTGAAGATGAAGGAAAAGCCGGCCGAGCTGCTGGCACTGTCGCCCAAGGGCACGGTGCCGGTGCTCGACAGCGGTGCCGGGGTGCTGGAAGAGAGCCTGGACATCATGCGCTGGGCGCTCGAGCGACACGACCCCGAGGATTGGCGCCTGCTGGCCGACCCGGTCGCGGCGCGCCAGGCCGATGCGCTGATCGCCCGCAACGACAGTACGTTCAAGGCGCAGGTGAACTTGTACAAGTATGCCGAACGCTATCCCGAACATGCCCGGGAGCATTATCGACAACAGGCCGAGGCCTGGCTGGCCGAGCTGGAAAACCTGCTCGCCGACCGCGCCTTCCTGTTTGCCAACCACCCAAGTCTGGCCGACGCCGCGCTGCTGCCGTTGATGCGCCAGTTTGCCGGGGTCGAACCCGAATGGTTCGCCGAGGCGGCTTATCCGCGACTGCGCAGCTGGCTGCAAGGGTGGCTGGATTCAGCCTTGTTCAAAGCCGTCATGGCCAAATGAAACGCTGTCACAGCGCCAGGATCGGCGCGGACATCAGCAACAACACAACCGCCGTGATACGCCACATCATGCTCTGCCCCTTCGGAGAGTCAAAAATTTAGCGTCAAATTAAATCACATGGCGTTGTGCTATTACCAACGGCTTTACACTCAATGGGAATGCTTGCTCAGCGCGGCATGGAAATGCGCGCTCTGCTGCAAGTACTTTTGCGTGTAGCTGTGGGTGTTGGCGACCTTGCCGCCCTGCTCCAGCTGGGCGTGAGCGGGCAGGACAACCGAAGCGGAAATGGCGGAAGCGGCGATGACCGGGAAGAGATTGAAGTTCATGTGGGCGGACCTCGACATCGGTGGTTTTGACATTGCCCCGTCGGGGCCTTGGGTCAAAACTTACGCCGATGGGGGCGCCTGCTGAAATTCATTGCGGCAGTAGCGATTATTACGCCTATCGATAATAGGACGCGCGCCCTGTAGGAGCGGCCTTGTGTCGCGATAGGGCTGCACAGCAGCCCCCAGCGATTTCTGCTTTCACGCTGAAACCCTGGGGCCGCGCTGCGGCCCTTTCGCGACACAAGGCCGCTCCTACACGTTTACTCGACAAACTTGAGGTCCGAAGGCGCCGGCTGCTCAAGCTTCTGCACGGTGTCACCGAGCTTGCCGTTGCGCGGGTCGCGGCGCAGGACCACGATCTGGTTGCTTTTCTGGTTCGCCACCAGCAGGTAGTTGCCATCCGGATCGAGGGCGAACTCGCGGGGATGATCGCCCTCCACCGAGCGCCGCTGCAGCAAGGTCAGCTGGCCGTCGTCCTTGCCCACCGCATACACCACGATCTCGTTGGCGGTACCGCGATTGCTGACATACAGGAAACGCCCATCGGCCGACAGGTGCAGACCGCCAGCGGCCTTCGCCTGCGCCTCCTGGCGCTCGGTCAGCGGCAGGCGCTGGCGCTCGGTCAAAGCACCGTCACGCACATCGAACACCACCACCTCGGCGCTCATTTCCAGCGTCAGGTAGGCATGTCGACCCTTGGCATCGAACAGCAGGTGGCGCGGGCCGCTACCTGGCGGCAGATCCACCGACGGCGGTATAGCCGGGCTCAGCGGATGCTCGGGGCTGGCGCCGTCGTAGCGGTAGATGAACACTTTGTCCGCGCCCAGGTCGCAGGCGTACAGGTGGCGGCCATCGGGCGACAGCACCAGCGAATGCACATGGGCACTGGCCTGGCGCTCGGGATTGACCTTGCTCGGCGTATGCCGGGCCTGCTGCACCGCAGGCTTGAGCTTGCCATCCCTGGCCACCGGGATCACCACCAGGCTGCCACCCGGGTCGGGTGCCACCGCGTAGTTGGCGACGAACAGGTAGCGCTGGTCGTGGCTGAGGCTGGCGTGGGTCGGCTCGTCGCCCAGGCTGGGGACCTGGTTCAACGCTTTGATCTCGCCATTTTTGCCCAGCGAGAAACTGCTGACCTGGCCCTGGGGCGTTTCATTGACCGCGAACAACTGGCGCTGGTCAGCCGACAGCACCAGCCACGAAGGGCTGACGCTCTTGACCACCTGTCGGGGTATGGCGTCGATCTGACCAGTGTGGGAATTGAAGTCGTAGCGGTAGATTCCTTCGCTGCCGTTGTCGGTGTAGCTGCCCACCAGCAACGTGGCGGCCTGGGCGTTGACTGACAAAGCCATGAGGCTAGCGGTCAGCAGGCGTGTCCATTTCCTGTTCATCGTCTTCTTCATCCGGGGCACGAAAAGCACTCATACAGACTAGACGATGCTCGCCTTCGTCACTGGCCAGGCTCCAGTCATCGCCCGTGCCGGTGGCGGCGGCGACCTGGTCGGGGCTGAAGGTCCAGCGGCGCAGTTGGCGACCGTCCATGCATTCGATGCTCAGGCCGGATTCGTCGAAGGTGAAATCGAAAGCGTGCAGGCCGTCGATCAGCAGCATGTCGCAGGATTCGAGGGCGGTGGCGAGGGTGGTCATGGCAGTACCATTTCAGACAAATGCCACCATTATACGCAATCGCAGGTCATGCCCGCTCCCACGCCAAGCACATCGTGGGAGCAGGCATGACCTGCGATCCTGGCGACACTCAATGGGCGAAGATCGACCCGCCCTCCTTGCCTGCCAGCTTGGCCGGCTTGATCAGGAACCGCGCCAGCGCCGGCAACAGCCACAGTGCACCGAACATGTTCCACAGCAGCATGAAGGTCAGCATCAGGCCCATGTCGGCCTGGAACTTGATCGCCGAGAAGATCCAGGTGCACACGCCGATGGCCAGGCACAGGCCGGTGAACAGCACCGCCTTGCCGGTGGAGCGCAGGGTTTCGTAGTAGGCCTCCTGCAGCGGCAGACCAGCACGCAGGAAGCTTTCCAGGCGGCTGTAGATGTAGATGCCGTAGTCCACGCCGATACCCACGCCCAGCGCCACCACCGGCAGCGTGGCGACCTTGACGCCGATCCCCATGAACGCCATCAGCGCGTTGCCCAGCACCGAGGTCAGCACCAGCGGCAGGACGATGCACAGCGTCGCGGCGAAGGAGCGGAAGGTGATCATGCACATCACCGCCACGCAGATGTACACCAGGATCAGGATGGTCAGCTCGGCCGACTTGATCACCTCGTTGGTGGCCGCCTCGATGCCGGCGTTACCGGCCGCCAGGAGGAACTGCAGGCCATCCTTGTTGTGGCTGTCGGCGAAGGCCTTGGCCGCGGCGGTGACCCGCTCCAGGGTTTCGGCCTTGTGGTCGTTGAGGAACACCAGCACCGGCGCCAGCGAGCAGTCGGCGTTGTACAGGCCGTCGGCACGGGCGATGGAGTTGTTGAGGATGTCCGGGTTGCGCGACAGCGTTTCCCACTTCAGGCTGCCCTCGTTCATGCCCTTGATGACCTGCTTGGACACGGTCACCAGGGAGATGGTCGACTGCACCCCCGGGGTGTTGTCCATGGTCCACATCAACGCGTCGATCGGTGCCATGGTCGAGTGGATCGAGCAACTCTCGGCCGGGGTCTTGACCATGATCACCAACACATCGGAACTGGTCGAGTAGTTGCTGATGATGAAGCTATTGTCCTGGTTGTAGCGCGAGTCCGGGCGCAGCTCCGGGGCGCCCTGGTCGAGGTCGCCGATCTTCAGGTTCTGGCTGTACCAGAGGCCGCCGGCGAAGGCCAGCAGCGCCAGCACCACCGACACCGGCGCCACCTTGGCGCTGGCGAAGTTGGACAGCAGGCGCCAGAACGGGTGTTCACAGGTGGCGTCCTTCTTGCTGCGGGCGATGGCTTTCTGGCTGATGCCGACGTAGCTGATCGCCACCGGCAGCAGGATCAGGTTGGTGAACACGATCACCGCCACGCCGATCGAGGCGCCGATGGCCAGCTCGCGGATCACCCCGATATCGATGATCAGCAGGGTAATGAAACCCACCGCATCGGCGAGGATGGCGATCATCCCCGGCAGGAACAGCTGGCGGAAGGTGCGCCGCGCGGCGGTCAGGGCGTTGTCGGCGTCGCTGGACTGCAAGGCGATGCCGTTGATCTTCTGCACCCCGTGGGAGATGCCGATGGCGAAGATCAGGAAGGGTACCAGCATCGAGTACGGGTCCAGGCCGAAGCCCACCGCATGCATCAGCCCCAGCTGCCAGACCACCGCCACCAGGGTGGTGACCAGCACGGCGATGGTGCTGCGGATGCACCAGGTGAACCAGTACAGCAGCGCCCAGGTGATCAGCAGCGCCACGCCGAAGAACAGCGCCACCATCACCAGGCCGTCGATCAGGTCGCCGACCTTCTTGGCGAAGCCGACGATGTGGATCTTCACGTTGGGGTTCTGCGCCTGGAACTTGTCGCGGATCTTCTCCTCGAGCTGGTGCGAGAACTGCTGGTAGTCGAGCTTGACCTGCTTGCCCGGATCCTGTGGGTCGGGGTGGCTTTCCAGCAGCGGGATGTCGATGATGCTCGACTTGAAGTTGTTGGCCACCAGGCGCCCGACCTGGCCGGACTTGAGCACGTTGTCGCGCAGCGTGTCGAGGCTGTCCTGGGAGCCGTTGTAGGTGTTGGGGATGACCTCGCCGCCGGAGAAGCCCTCTTCGGTGACCTCGCTCCAGCGCACGCTGGGGCTCCACAGCGACTTGAGGCCCGCGCGATCGACACCGGGGATGTAGAACACCTCGTCATGGATCTGGCGCAGGGTCTCCATGTAGTCCTTGTCGAAAATGTCGCCGTTGACCGCCTCGACCGACACGCGCACGGTGTTGCCGAGGTTGGCCAGGTCGTTGCGGTGCTCCATCATCTGCTCGATGAACGGGTGCTGCAGCGGGATCATCTTCTCGAAACTGGTGGACGGGCGGATCTGCGTGGCCTGCCAGAACAGGAACACGCTGACCAGCAGGCAGATGGCGATGACCGCCGGACGATTGTTGAAGATCAGGCGTTCCAGCAGGGTGGCCTTGTCCTTGTGCTGCATGTCGAAACTCTCCCGGCTGGTCATGGACGCACCTCCTCTACGCCGTCGGCCGAGGCCAGGTGCACGCCGCCTTGCCCAACCAGCAGCAGGCCGCCGACGCCCAGGCCGCTGACGCCCGACAGGGCGATGCGGTCGGCGCGGTTGCGCACGCTGAAGGTTTGGCCATCGTCATGGCTGCGCAGCACGCTGCCACCGTTGCCGACCAGCACCAGGCTGCCGTCCTCGAGAAGCGTAGCGCTTGCCAGGCCGAATTCGAGCGGGCCGCGTTCAGCCTTGAGCGCGATCGGCTGCCAGCTGTCGCCGAAATCGGTGGAGCGGAACAGGTTGCCGCGCAGGCCGTAGGCCAGCAGGGTGTTGGGCTGGGCGGTGCCGATCACGCCGAACAGCGAGCCCTCGTAGGGGCCCTGGACCTTGGTCCAGCTCTGGCCGTTGTCGCTGGAGCGGAACATGCTGCCCTGCTCGCCGACGATGAACAGGCCGGCGTCCTTCACCTGGGTGATACCGTTGAGGTGCAGCTGGTCGGGGTTATCCAGGCGCTCGGCGACGTCCTGCCAGTGCTGGCCGCCATCGAGCGTTTCCAGCAAGGCACCGTAGGCGCCCACGGCAAAGCCGTGCTGCGGGTCGAGGAAGCGCACATCGAGCAAGGGGGCTTCACGGGACAAGTCTTCGAACTGCTTGCTCCAGGTGGCGCCGCCGTCGCTGCTGGCGAGGATCTGCGCGTCATGGCCAACGGCCCAGCCGCGCTTGTCGTCGACGAAAAACACGCCGGTGAGCAGTTGCCGGGTGGGTACCCGGGCTTGGGTCCAGGTCTTGCCCTGGTCGTCGGAGAACAGGATGTGGCCGCGATCACCGACCACCACCAGGCGTTGCCCGGCATGGGTGGCGCCGATCAGCAGGCTCTGGCTGGCCTTGGCCGATTCCACCGAATAGTCGTCGGCGGCCACCGCCGCCTCGACATTGCCAGCGCCGATGCCCAGCACCAATGCCAGCATCGCGCCTGTCGCCAGCCGGCGACGTGGCGTAATCCGCTCTCTCATGACTGCCCCCTGTTGTGTTCTTGTGGTGGGTCAATCTATTGCCAGGTACTGCCGAAACCCCTGTTCCAGAGGCCTGGAATAGCTTCTGGCCATGCTATCGGGATTGTCCGACAGAACACAACGAGCGGGACGTTATGTTTTGTTAACCACAAAAAACCGGGGCCGCCTTGCGGCCCATCGC
The window above is part of the Pseudomonas muyukensis genome. Proteins encoded here:
- a CDS encoding exonuclease SbcCD subunit D C-terminal domain-containing protein, with protein sequence MRLFHTSDWHLGQSLHGQERDFEHACFLDWLLGQLRLRQPDALLIAGDIFDTVNPPVKAQERLYDFIVQAHEQQPKLDIVMIAGNHDSGSRIELPAPLMRRLRTHALGRVHWLDEGQLDAERLLIPLTNARGKVCAWCLALPFLRPAEVTGPALGDDYLKGITQVHEQLIGAAQKVRKKDQALVAVSHAHMAGGSISEDSERSLIIGNAEALPARLFDKAISYVALGHLHKPQQVNREQRIRYSGAPIPLSFAEINYPHQVLEVELQGSELVSVEARLVPRAVALQRVGPAPLGELLEQLAQLPMIDLLEDPNRQPWLEVRVRLDEPQPDLRQQIETALQGKAVRLVRISAEYAGPGRQEDDEQAFVELAQMTPQDLFGRAWEQAYGNAADEQALADFAELLQDVLQEEEQP
- a CDS encoding AAA family ATPase, whose translation is MKILAIRLKNLASLAGPIDIDFTAEPLASAGLFAITGPTGAGKSTLLDALCLALFGSVPRLNDIAREAKVPDADGDIPTSDPRNLLRRGTGSGFAEVDFVGIDGRRYRARWEANRAREKATGKLQNSRQSLYDLDSEQLLGSGKNEYKQLVEARLGLNFEQFTRAVMLAQSEFGAFLKADDRERSELLEKLTNTAIYTRLGQRAFSKARETGEVHNDLKKQAEHLLPMEAEARAALDQALAQAQQQFKAEQARQRQLEQQRTWLAEQQRLQAQHSEAGTALHDAQHQWQQLAEQRVDLQRLERLAPQRHQFHRQQHLAGQLAPVLADIDQQQRQQTELQQHTDALQQALETARQQLVQHQALHGANAPRLRQAFAAQGDLARLDSELAEQRQACTQAEQDVDTARQQLQQLEDNQQRSLQQLARIDSALAESELLGTLADAWQAYLPQLKQVMLIGGRLAQGREELPGLQAQASQANAQLQAQREHFELLFREAGAEPQALAEQIDLLGSMLQDNRKQQRAVEELSRLHGRERELRANLDALHERQQQAMQQRQQLIGEGTAAKAELESAEQALTLTRQLLERQRLARNTSVEELRAQLRDGEPCPVCGSAEHPFHQPEALLHSLGRHDQAEEAAAQQQVEQLNTRLVELRTQLGVVNAQLKDYQQQQQQLGEQLQTVLEQVQAHALWPALAPQDDSARGKWLDSQLRRLGEEIDSDEKRQGALLALHKDAARLTQQLQAASEAQQQAQRHLDQQHQALAADEQQLAQALESLQSVLPPEILQALRDDPANAFLGLDQQIAQRRQQLDLRKDELEEQQARQTQLDKQRDQQQARLHSQQQLQQKLAALDEQRRQAQATLGELLGEQPSAEAWQQHMDSQLEQARAAEADSARQLQALHTQGVQLAGELKANQQRQQALEQEHQQLQGDIAQWRSEHPELDDAGLERLLAIDDSQVGELRQRLQAAEKAVEQGRVLLGEREQQLQQHTAQAHDELPVEALESALAELVAQLPAQEQQCAELRARQAEDQRRQQASQALAEQIETARLQWQRWARLNQLIGSASGDVFRKIAQGYNLDLLLHHANSQLRQLARRYRLKRGGSALGLLVLDTEMGDELRSVHSLSGGETFLVSLALALGLASMASSTLRIESLFIDEGFGSLDPESLQLAMDALDGLQAQGRKVAVISHVQEMHERIPVQIQVRRQGNGLSDVEVCG
- a CDS encoding glutathione S-transferase; translated protein: MILYSFRRCPWAMRARLALRYAGCAVQVVEVKMKEKPAELLALSPKGTVPVLDSGAGVLEESLDIMRWALERHDPEDWRLLADPVAARQADALIARNDSTFKAQVNLYKYAERYPEHAREHYRQQAEAWLAELENLLADRAFLFANHPSLADAALLPLMRQFAGVEPEWFAEAAYPRLRSWLQGWLDSALFKAVMAK
- a CDS encoding lactonase family protein; translation: MNRKWTRLLTASLMALSVNAQAATLLVGSYTDNGSEGIYRYDFNSHTGQIDAIPRQVVKSVSPSWLVLSADQRQLFAVNETPQGQVSSFSLGKNGEIKALNQVPSLGDEPTHASLSHDQRYLFVANYAVAPDPGGSLVVIPVARDGKLKPAVQQARHTPSKVNPERQASAHVHSLVLSPDGRHLYACDLGADKVFIYRYDGASPEHPLSPAIPPSVDLPPGSGPRHLLFDAKGRHAYLTLEMSAEVVVFDVRDGALTERQRLPLTERQEAQAKAAGGLHLSADGRFLYVSNRGTANEIVVYAVGKDDGQLTLLQRRSVEGDHPREFALDPDGNYLLVANQKSNQIVVLRRDPRNGKLGDTVQKLEQPAPSDLKFVE
- a CDS encoding DUF5629 family protein, which encodes MTTLATALESCDMLLIDGLHAFDFTFDESGLSIECMDGRQLRRWTFSPDQVAAATGTGDDWSLASDEGEHRLVCMSAFRAPDEEDDEQEMDTPADR
- a CDS encoding efflux RND transporter permease subunit, translated to MTSRESFDMQHKDKATLLERLIFNNRPAVIAICLLVSVFLFWQATQIRPSTSFEKMIPLQHPFIEQMMEHRNDLANLGNTVRVSVEAVNGDIFDKDYMETLRQIHDEVFYIPGVDRAGLKSLWSPSVRWSEVTEEGFSGGEVIPNTYNGSQDSLDTLRDNVLKSGQVGRLVANNFKSSIIDIPLLESHPDPQDPGKQVKLDYQQFSHQLEEKIRDKFQAQNPNVKIHIVGFAKKVGDLIDGLVMVALFFGVALLITWALLYWFTWCIRSTIAVLVTTLVAVVWQLGLMHAVGFGLDPYSMLVPFLIFAIGISHGVQKINGIALQSSDADNALTAARRTFRQLFLPGMIAILADAVGFITLLIIDIGVIRELAIGASIGVAVIVFTNLILLPVAISYVGISQKAIARSKKDATCEHPFWRLLSNFASAKVAPVSVVLALLAFAGGLWYSQNLKIGDLDQGAPELRPDSRYNQDNSFIISNYSTSSDVLVIMVKTPAESCSIHSTMAPIDALMWTMDNTPGVQSTISLVTVSKQVIKGMNEGSLKWETLSRNPDILNNSIARADGLYNADCSLAPVLVFLNDHKAETLERVTAAAKAFADSHNKDGLQFLLAAGNAGIEAATNEVIKSAELTILILVYICVAVMCMITFRSFAATLCIVLPLVLTSVLGNALMAFMGIGVKVATLPVVALGVGIGVDYGIYIYSRLESFLRAGLPLQEAYYETLRSTGKAVLFTGLCLAIGVCTWIFSAIKFQADMGLMLTFMLLWNMFGALWLLPALARFLIKPAKLAGKEGGSIFAH
- a CDS encoding WD40/YVTN/BNR-like repeat-containing protein; the encoded protein is MRERITPRRRLATGAMLALVLGIGAGNVEAAVAADDYSVESAKASQSLLIGATHAGQRLVVVGDRGHILFSDDQGKTWTQARVPTRQLLTGVFFVDDKRGWAVGHDAQILASSDGGATWSKQFEDLSREAPLLDVRFLDPQHGFAVGAYGALLETLDGGQHWQDVAERLDNPDQLHLNGITQVKDAGLFIVGEQGSMFRSSDNGQSWTKVQGPYEGSLFGVIGTAQPNTLLAYGLRGNLFRSTDFGDSWQPIALKAERGPLEFGLASATLLEDGSLVLVGNGGSVLRSHDDGQTFSVRNRADRIALSGVSGLGVGGLLLVGQGGVHLASADGVEEVRP